In the Enterococcus rotai genome, TATTCTTTCAATTCTTTTTCTTCAATTAAATCTTTAAACACCTTCGCTGTATCAACTACATTTTTCGAGATATTAAATTGCGGAAGATTAGAATTTAGTAGCTTTAATTTTTCTAACTGTTGTATAGCAAATTCTTTCGTTATCGTACTATTCTCATATAAAACAATTATAAAGTTAAATGCTCTTTCAGGTTCTAAATTCTTCAAATACGCCATCGATAATTTATCAATGATTATTAAATCAGCAACTGTTCCGATTGGAGTTGCTTTCCAAATTTCAGTTAAAATCTTGATTCTGTTATGCGGAGGAAGATAGCTTAAAATGTGCAACGGTAACCCCTCAAAAGGATTCTTCTTGAAATAGTTAATTATCATATCTTCAAAAATGTTAGTTATTATATTAATAGCTTGTTTAATTTCTTCCATAGTCGGTTCTACTTTACCAAAATGCGTACCTTTATTACCAATCACTCTTACCTTATGAAGTTTATTACCAATTTCTTCATCATAATAATCTCTTATGGCATTAATATTTTTATCTAACTTATCTCTACCCCACATTGCATTTGATAAATTGTATTCTTCTTTTAATTTATCCTTAAAAAAAAGGTTAACAATACCTTCTAGATATCGTCTTATCGTGGTAGCTCGCAAAACATTCCTTAAATCTTCATTCATATAATCGTGATAATCATCAAGTAATTCATTTGGAACTAAAACCGGCAACTCAATTTCATTAAACCTTTTCACTTCTCAACCTTCTTTCTTTTCTAGAGATATTACTACCTTTTCTCGTTCATATTTTTTGATGTAAGTACACAATGCTTCTCTGCTTATGCTATAGTATTGTGAATTTTTAATATTTTTTATTTTTAAATTATACATTTGTTCCATTTCAGGTAATTTAACAACAGAAGTGGGTCTTTGTAGAGACCCACTTCTCACTATTTAGAGTTCAAGTCTCAAACTAATCAATTTCTTTCGTAACACATTTAACTTGTGCTATGAATATATCAATATCTTTCCCCTTAGTTTCAATATATATTGGATATACAAGTTCAAATAAACTTTTTATTATGAGATTTCTAGAAAGGTAAAGAATCATCTTTAAAATCTATTATTGGTGGTCTCTTTTTCTTTAACTTAATTCCATTGACTTTCGCTACATTTTCCTTAAGAACTTTCTTAATTTCAATCCTTTGATTTCGTTCAATACTATATGAAATTATCTGACCTACTTCTTCATTTATATCTGCTTTTAATATTCCAACCTCTTCTAATTTATCTAAAGTATCATAATATCTTTCACTAAGATATTTTTCTAAATTATTTTTATTCTCCCAATCAATAATACGATGTATTGTATGATTTGATAGTGTAAATGTTCGAACCGCCTCTTCCATTGAGAATATCAATAGTAGTCGTTCATCATCATCAAAATCCATTTCATCAAACAATTTAGAAGTTTCTAAATTTAATGGTTCTTTTAATTGAGATATCAATGGTTCTTCACAGACATCATTATCTAATAATCTATTAACTTCTTTTGTCAAAAATTGTCTTATATTATCTGGGCTATATTTAGCATATAGACCTTTATTATTTTCTTCGAGTTCTCTTTGATATGCTTCTACATTTTTAATAGTTTCACTATTGATTTTTGGAATAAATTCTGTATCTAAGAAAAAAATTCCAATTCGAGCATTCGTCTTTTTAGAAAAATAATCAATTTCGTTCACAGTACCTGACCTACTGTTATTTATAGGTGTTCCAAGTGTGTAACCAAACAGAGCAATCATCAAATCACTATCTGAAACTATTTGACGATTAATAATTGTTTGACCTGAAGCATTTTCTCTGTACTCTGAATGAGAGTTTTTTTCCCATCTAATAGGCATTAATATGGTATTAGTCTGGTCAGTATGTTCATTATTCCAATAATGTATTAGTTTCTCTATTTCATCTCTTTGCTGTAAAACATCCCCAGGAGAAGCTATAAAAACTTTTACTAGATTCACTTGATTCATTTCAATCACCTCAGTTTCAGTATAGCAATTTTTTCTATAAAAATTAAGTTAAATCCTAAAGTTATTTACATTCTCACCCTACTTTATATCTATAATTCTTTTTATTACACTTGAAACTAATTGCTTATACAAATTAATCAATTATATTTTTGCCCTTAGTCTTATTTTTTTGACAGTATTCCTACTTATACCTAATTCTTCTGCTATTTTTAACATTGGTTGGTTATTCTCTAACCGTTTTAGTACTTCAAAATATGTATTTTTGTCTTTTCTATTTTTTGTATCAGACCTGTATCTAGGTAACGTTCCTTTATATTTTCCTTCTTTCTTAGCTCTTTTGATTCCTTCAGATTGCCTTCTTAACATATCTTTTCTTTCTTGTTCAGCTTTGTACCTTGTTACAACATTAATCACATCCCATACCATTTTTAGAACACCTTCAGTTGGAACTTCTTTTAAACCTAACATATCTAACAAATCTAAAGGAACAACAACTGCTCCCTTTATACTCAATTCCGCTGAAATACGTTCTTGGTCTACTTGATTTCTTGCTAAACGGTCTAATGCTACAACATAAATAAAATCACCTTCTCGAACATACTTTAACAATTCTTTTAGACCATTTCTTCCATCCAAACTTTTACCACTAACTGCATCATCTTCAAAATATTTTTCTATGTTATACTTTTCTAAAACTTGTCTTTGATTTTTTATACTTAAATCATCACTACTTACTCTCATATATGCTATTCTGCCCATCATCACTCCCTCCTCTGTCCTCTATTTTAAACTGACCACTTAATTTGACCATTAACTTACTATATTTAAATGCCGTTAATACAATTGCAAGGTTTGTTTAACTAAGCCCCCCTCTGACTGACCATCCTTAAAAAGCAACTCTTTTATTTATTATGGACAAAAATATTGGCCTAAAATCTTTCTAAAATACTCGTCCCTATATTGAATAGTTCCATATTGTCTACAATAACTATTGATATTTTTTTTCTTGACCTAGTAATATTCTGGAAAAACATTTTAACTGAATGATAGTATGAATTGCTAGTTCCAGTAAAAACTTCATATTTTCCGTTAGAATTAGGTTTGTATCCAAAATTTTTATCTAATATAACTATTACATTTTCAAACTCTTGTCCAATAACTTTATGTGGTGTTTCATCATCTGTCACTAA is a window encoding:
- a CDS encoding recombinase family protein; protein product: MMGRIAYMRVSSDDLSIKNQRQVLEKYNIEKYFEDDAVSGKSLDGRNGLKELLKYVREGDFIYVVALDRLARNQVDQERISAELSIKGAVVVPLDLLDMLGLKEVPTEGVLKMVWDVINVVTRYKAEQERKDMLRRQSEGIKRAKKEGKYKGTLPRYRSDTKNRKDKNTYFEVLKRLENNQPMLKIAEELGISRNTVKKIRLRAKI
- a CDS encoding DUF4145 domain-containing protein; the protein is MKRFNEIELPVLVPNELLDDYHDYMNEDLRNVLRATTIRRYLEGIVNLFFKDKLKEEYNLSNAMWGRDKLDKNINAIRDYYDEEIGNKLHKVRVIGNKGTHFGKVEPTMEEIKQAINIITNIFEDMIINYFKKNPFEGLPLHILSYLPPHNRIKILTEIWKATPIGTVADLIIIDKLSMAYLKNLEPERAFNFIIVLYENSTITKEFAIQQLEKLKLLNSNLPQFNISKNVVDTAKVFKDLIEEKELKEYSEFEKIFFILIKGYISNTQEESDEG
- a CDS encoding DUF4062 domain-containing protein, with protein sequence MNQVNLVKVFIASPGDVLQQRDEIEKLIHYWNNEHTDQTNTILMPIRWEKNSHSEYRENASGQTIINRQIVSDSDLMIALFGYTLGTPINNSRSGTVNEIDYFSKKTNARIGIFFLDTEFIPKINSETIKNVEAYQRELEENNKGLYAKYSPDNIRQFLTKEVNRLLDNDVCEEPLISQLKEPLNLETSKLFDEMDFDDDERLLLIFSMEEAVRTFTLSNHTIHRIIDWENKNNLEKYLSERYYDTLDKLEEVGILKADINEEVGQIISYSIERNQRIEIKKVLKENVAKVNGIKLKKKRPPIIDFKDDSLPF